Proteins encoded by one window of Colletes latitarsis isolate SP2378_abdomen chromosome 5, iyColLati1, whole genome shotgun sequence:
- the Jra gene encoding jun-related antigen yields MVRSSTMEPTFYEDTGVYVAVNRENNVGQLKRNLTLDLNGCQRQGPQAKRPRLGPLPPALNNMSPILSSPDLNMLKLGSPELEKFIISQQETLVTNLPTPTQILFPKAVTEAQELYARGFVDALNELHHSDSSQEPGSIHGATYTTLEPPSSVQSTESSVSQGLIQIKDEPQTVPSVSSSPPMSPIDMENQERIKLERKRQRNRVAASKCRKRKLERISRLEDKVKLLKGENTELSAMVHRLKEHVCRLKEQVMDHVHSGCQIMAVSGQF; encoded by the coding sequence ATGGTGCGGAGTTCGACGATGGAGCCGACGTTCTACGAGGACACGGGCGTCTACGTCGCCGTGAATCGCGAGAACAACGTGGGCCAGCTGAAGCGTAATCTCACGCTAGACCTGAATGGATGTCAAAGACAAGGCCCGCAAGCAAAGAGGCCGCGACTGGGGCCCCTGCCACCGGCGCTGAACAACATGTCACCTATTTTGAGCTCGCCGGACTTGAACATGTTGAAGCTCGGATCCCCCGAGCTGGAGAAGTTCATAATCTCTCAACAAGAGACCCTCGTGACGAATTTACCAACGCCCACGCAGATTTTGTTCCCGAAGGCGGTCACCGAAGCCCAAGAACTGTACGCCCGCGGTTTCGTGGACGCTCTGAACGAGCTCCACCATTCGGACAGCTCTCAGGAGCCGGGCAGCATCCATGGGGCGACGTACACGACCTTGGAACCGCCGAGCAGCGTACAGAGCACGGAATCCTCGGTGAGCCAGGGTCTGATACAGATCAAAGACGAGCCGCAAACGGTGCCCAGCGTGTCGAGTTCCCCGCCAATGTCCCCGATCGACATGGAGAATCAGGAAAGGATCAAGCTGGAGAGGAAACGTCAGAGGAACCGCGTGGCGGCGTCCAAATGCCGCAAGCGCAAGCTCGAGCGAATCTCCAGGCTCGAGGACAAGGTTAAGCTGCTCAAGGGCGAGAACACCGAGCTCAGCGCCATGGTGCACAGGCTAAAGGAGCACGTGTGCCGATTGAAGGAGCAGGTGATGGACCACGTGCATTCGGGTTGCCAGATCATGGCCGTGTCCGGTCAATTCTGA
- the LOC143342117 gene encoding uncharacterized protein LOC143342117 isoform X1, translating into MPQIQKHRKPKRARVVIKRSQCLRNFPTNKSYKPLCQKLRNNNNSLAKALSKEKQESQFLFSQNVALRAEVQDLGLECHKRDNAIVNILKNAKEMLKMLVTVTGYLTNTISSCQEFAASSTINLRMSCSSAGRRESYRRLSTKSPTKGVVKPMVSGHTITKPTISLSRINMRHINNPPNLSIIEEVSSPIGNQELNNLMSPIAVPAAQRRYENSHTCRMPERLTISPTRSSEENERRLSKRSSRHSGRISGRRSRPKSGRLSGRNSTRPSIDNLEHIGSPTVKLNDVSKFLQNSQSINIRMLAGTRNDQGSVSSESIDNINKNSQTNVILSETSPSDSTRDESDKNIENKNKIDHESDSMNDQTVENVNEVQNVTSNWEDPLEGPSWLFNDLQTVPCIMDKEKTDDVNVSTNGNTYLMLKATDTNDESDNDECSELISPLPILNKRRGQVNNDKKDKQLYNKNESTVYRQIENNENLCDTSMSATASTDAVENEHKNEGESTVSLSNFVTQRRGYFQNDDDDDDYTLMFVRQPHNMVFDIDDLKLPNLEESELKSVVPRELEPEVTTTLRKISHICTIPSISNNSLDESILSQSTVKLPLLINNDYDNKDQTQFNDSSQFLSRKKPGKVTMNNSTNELIDTSPLNKRSSSKKKKPLSKDPSSVKVVLQKLNESDVKSRTPSPEETIHNSNQSTSSVFSRLDLVSDSDSSSTSVSSTLNRPRRRRAPTSLQEPSLRNKLRRKF; encoded by the exons ATGCCTCAAATACAGAAACATCGGAAACCTAAAAGGGCTAGGGTGGTCATTAAAAGATCACAATGTTTAAGAAACTTCCCTACAAATAAGTCTTATAAACCAT TATGCCAGAAATTAAGGAATAATAACAATTCATTGGCAAAAGCATTATCTAAAGAGAAACAAGAGAGTCAGTTTTTATTTTCACAAAATGTTGCATTAAGGGCAGAGGTTCAAGACTTAGGTTTAGAATGTCATAAGCGTGAT AATGCAATAGTAAATAttttgaagaatgctaaagaaaTGCTTAAAATGCTGGTAACAGTCACTGGTTACTTGACAAATACAATTTCATCGTGTCAAGAATTTGCAGCATCTTCTACTATAAATTTACGGATGTCTTGCAGTTCTGCTGGAA GAAGAGAATCATATAGGAGGCTGTCTACAAAATCTCCAACCAAAGGAGTTGTGAAGCCTATGGTGAGCGGGCACACCATAACAAAACCCACCATTAGTTTAAGTAGAATTAATATGCGGCATATTAATAATCCTCCCAACTTAAGTATAATAGAAGAGGTATCCTCGCCCATCGGAAATCAAGAATTAAACAATTTAATGTCTCCCATTGCTGTTCCGGCAGCGCAACGCAGATAC GAGAATAGCCATACATGCAGAATGCCTGAGAGACTAACTATTAGTCCAACACGGAGTAGCG AAGAAAATGAACGAAGGTTAAGTAAGAGAAGTAGTAGACATTCTGGACGAATATCAGGAAGGCGTTCAAGACCTAAATCGGGTAGGCTCTCTGGAAGAAACAGCACTCGACCTAGTATTGACAATTTAGAACACATAGGAAGTCCCACAGTGAAACTCAATGACGTATCAAAATTCCTGCAAAATTCTCAAAGCATTAACATTCGAATG TTAGCGGGAACTCGAAATGATCAAGGATCTGTTAGTTCAGAGAGTATTgataatataaacaaaaattctCAGACAAATGTTATATTATCAGAAACATCACCCTCTGATTCTACACGAGACGAAAGTGATAAGAATATTGAGAATAAGAATAAGATTGATCATGAATCTGACAGTATGAACGATCAAACGGTAGAAAATGTTAACGAAGTACAAAATGTTACATCAAATTGGGAGGATCCTCTTGAAGGACCAAGTTGGTTGTTTAACGATCTTCAAACTGTGCCTTGTATTATGGATAAAGAGAAGACTGATGATGTAAATGTTTCTACCAATGGTAACACGTATTTAATGTTAAAAGCGACTGATACGAATGATGAGTCGGATAATGATGAATGTTCGGAATTAATTTCCCCACTGCCAATATTAAACAAACGTAGAGGTCAAGTGAACAATGATAAAAAAGATAAacaattatataataaaaatgaaagcACAGTTTATCGACAGATTGAAAACAACGAGAATTTGTGTGATACGTCTATGTCGGCTACTGCATCAACGGATGCAGTTGAGAATGAACATAAAAATGAGGGTGAATCCACAGTGAGTTTATCAAATTTTGTTACGCAAAGACGAGGTTACTTTCAAAACGACGACGATGATGACGATTACACTTTGATGTTTGTACGGCAACCGCATAACATGGTTTTCGACATAGATGATTTGAAGTTGCCCAATTTAGAAGAGTCCGAGCTAAAATCAGTAGTTCCACGCGAACTGGAACCGGAAGTAACAACCACTCTTCGAAAGATATCTCACATTTGTACAATTCCGTCTATTTCAAATAATAGTCTAGATGAATCTATCTTAAGTCAGTCCACAGTAAAACTGCCACTACTCATAAATAATGATTACGACAATAAAGACCAAACACAATTTAACGATAGCTCGCAATTCTTGTCGCGGAAAAAACCAGGAAAGGTAACTATGAATAACTCTACTAACGAGTTGATTGACACATCACCATTAAATAAGAGGAGCAGTTCAAAGAAGAAGAAGCCTCTAAGTAAAGATCCGAGCTCCGTTAAAGTAGTATTACAGAAATTGAATGAATCTGATGTAAAGTCGAGGACGCCCTCACCCGAAGAAACAATTCATAATTCCAATCAATCTAC GAGTtcagttttttcgcgtttggatCTTGTTAGCGATTCTGACAGCAGTAGTACAAGTGTGAGCAGCACTTTGAATCGTCCTAGACGGAGAAGAGCTCCGACAAGTTTGCAGGAACCCAGTTTGAgaaa TAAATTGCGGAGAAAATTTTAG
- the LOC143342117 gene encoding uncharacterized protein LOC143342117 isoform X2, with amino-acid sequence MPQIQKHRKPKRARVVIKRSQCLRNFPTNKSYKPLCQKLRNNNNSLAKALSKEKQESQFLFSQNVALRAEVQDLGLECHKRDNAIVNILKNAKEMLKMLVTVTGYLTNTISSCQEFAASSTINLRMSCSSAGRRESYRRLSTKSPTKGVVKPMVSGHTITKPTISLSRINMRHINNPPNLSIIEEVSSPIGNQELNNLMSPIAVPAAQRRYENSHTCRMPERLTISPTRSSENERRLSKRSSRHSGRISGRRSRPKSGRLSGRNSTRPSIDNLEHIGSPTVKLNDVSKFLQNSQSINIRMLAGTRNDQGSVSSESIDNINKNSQTNVILSETSPSDSTRDESDKNIENKNKIDHESDSMNDQTVENVNEVQNVTSNWEDPLEGPSWLFNDLQTVPCIMDKEKTDDVNVSTNGNTYLMLKATDTNDESDNDECSELISPLPILNKRRGQVNNDKKDKQLYNKNESTVYRQIENNENLCDTSMSATASTDAVENEHKNEGESTVSLSNFVTQRRGYFQNDDDDDDYTLMFVRQPHNMVFDIDDLKLPNLEESELKSVVPRELEPEVTTTLRKISHICTIPSISNNSLDESILSQSTVKLPLLINNDYDNKDQTQFNDSSQFLSRKKPGKVTMNNSTNELIDTSPLNKRSSSKKKKPLSKDPSSVKVVLQKLNESDVKSRTPSPEETIHNSNQSTSSVFSRLDLVSDSDSSSTSVSSTLNRPRRRRAPTSLQEPSLRNKLRRKF; translated from the exons ATGCCTCAAATACAGAAACATCGGAAACCTAAAAGGGCTAGGGTGGTCATTAAAAGATCACAATGTTTAAGAAACTTCCCTACAAATAAGTCTTATAAACCAT TATGCCAGAAATTAAGGAATAATAACAATTCATTGGCAAAAGCATTATCTAAAGAGAAACAAGAGAGTCAGTTTTTATTTTCACAAAATGTTGCATTAAGGGCAGAGGTTCAAGACTTAGGTTTAGAATGTCATAAGCGTGAT AATGCAATAGTAAATAttttgaagaatgctaaagaaaTGCTTAAAATGCTGGTAACAGTCACTGGTTACTTGACAAATACAATTTCATCGTGTCAAGAATTTGCAGCATCTTCTACTATAAATTTACGGATGTCTTGCAGTTCTGCTGGAA GAAGAGAATCATATAGGAGGCTGTCTACAAAATCTCCAACCAAAGGAGTTGTGAAGCCTATGGTGAGCGGGCACACCATAACAAAACCCACCATTAGTTTAAGTAGAATTAATATGCGGCATATTAATAATCCTCCCAACTTAAGTATAATAGAAGAGGTATCCTCGCCCATCGGAAATCAAGAATTAAACAATTTAATGTCTCCCATTGCTGTTCCGGCAGCGCAACGCAGATAC GAGAATAGCCATACATGCAGAATGCCTGAGAGACTAACTATTAGTCCAACACGGAGTAGCG AAAATGAACGAAGGTTAAGTAAGAGAAGTAGTAGACATTCTGGACGAATATCAGGAAGGCGTTCAAGACCTAAATCGGGTAGGCTCTCTGGAAGAAACAGCACTCGACCTAGTATTGACAATTTAGAACACATAGGAAGTCCCACAGTGAAACTCAATGACGTATCAAAATTCCTGCAAAATTCTCAAAGCATTAACATTCGAATG TTAGCGGGAACTCGAAATGATCAAGGATCTGTTAGTTCAGAGAGTATTgataatataaacaaaaattctCAGACAAATGTTATATTATCAGAAACATCACCCTCTGATTCTACACGAGACGAAAGTGATAAGAATATTGAGAATAAGAATAAGATTGATCATGAATCTGACAGTATGAACGATCAAACGGTAGAAAATGTTAACGAAGTACAAAATGTTACATCAAATTGGGAGGATCCTCTTGAAGGACCAAGTTGGTTGTTTAACGATCTTCAAACTGTGCCTTGTATTATGGATAAAGAGAAGACTGATGATGTAAATGTTTCTACCAATGGTAACACGTATTTAATGTTAAAAGCGACTGATACGAATGATGAGTCGGATAATGATGAATGTTCGGAATTAATTTCCCCACTGCCAATATTAAACAAACGTAGAGGTCAAGTGAACAATGATAAAAAAGATAAacaattatataataaaaatgaaagcACAGTTTATCGACAGATTGAAAACAACGAGAATTTGTGTGATACGTCTATGTCGGCTACTGCATCAACGGATGCAGTTGAGAATGAACATAAAAATGAGGGTGAATCCACAGTGAGTTTATCAAATTTTGTTACGCAAAGACGAGGTTACTTTCAAAACGACGACGATGATGACGATTACACTTTGATGTTTGTACGGCAACCGCATAACATGGTTTTCGACATAGATGATTTGAAGTTGCCCAATTTAGAAGAGTCCGAGCTAAAATCAGTAGTTCCACGCGAACTGGAACCGGAAGTAACAACCACTCTTCGAAAGATATCTCACATTTGTACAATTCCGTCTATTTCAAATAATAGTCTAGATGAATCTATCTTAAGTCAGTCCACAGTAAAACTGCCACTACTCATAAATAATGATTACGACAATAAAGACCAAACACAATTTAACGATAGCTCGCAATTCTTGTCGCGGAAAAAACCAGGAAAGGTAACTATGAATAACTCTACTAACGAGTTGATTGACACATCACCATTAAATAAGAGGAGCAGTTCAAAGAAGAAGAAGCCTCTAAGTAAAGATCCGAGCTCCGTTAAAGTAGTATTACAGAAATTGAATGAATCTGATGTAAAGTCGAGGACGCCCTCACCCGAAGAAACAATTCATAATTCCAATCAATCTAC GAGTtcagttttttcgcgtttggatCTTGTTAGCGATTCTGACAGCAGTAGTACAAGTGTGAGCAGCACTTTGAATCGTCCTAGACGGAGAAGAGCTCCGACAAGTTTGCAGGAACCCAGTTTGAgaaa TAAATTGCGGAGAAAATTTTAG
- the LOC143342119 gene encoding lymphotoxin beta receptor inhibitor, with translation MNWTLWLFIIGSFCCKYIHAQMQRVPPGVSPQHYQQPVQQVHHASQQIPQQIPQQQFQQVPGQVPMHHVPVQQVPVQQHMPTHQAPVQQGYGHEHPQQILDTAKIVNEKAHIAEHMEVPIDISKMTEQELQFHYFKMHDADNNNKLDGCELIKSLMHWHEQGNKEAGEGNTRKNLFKDEELVILIDPILSVDDTNNDGYINYPEFIKAQQNAGVGTGRQ, from the exons atgaATTGGACTTTGTGGTTGTTTATAATCGGATCTTTTTGCTGTAAATATATACATGCTCAAATGCAAAGAGTTCCACCAGGTGTATCACCACAGCACTATCAACAA cctgttcaacaagtacatcATGCATCACAACAAATTCCACAACAAATTCCACAACAACAG TTCCAGCAAGTACCAGGACAGGTACCAATGCATCACgttccagttcaacaagtacctgTGCAACAACATATGCCAACACATCAAGCACCAGTTCAACAAGGATATGGTCATGAACATCCACAACAAATACTTGATACTGCCAAAATAGTTAATGAAAAAGC ACATATTGCTGAGCATATGGAAGTACCAATAGATATTAGTAAAATGACAGAGCAGGAATTGCAATTTCATTATTTCAAAATGCACGATGCAGACAACAATAACAAGTTAGATGGTTGTGAATTAATAAAGTCATTGATGCATTGGCATG AACAAGGTAACAAAGAAGCAGGTGAAGGCAACACTAGGAAAAACTTATTCAAGGATGAGGAGTTGGTTATTTTAATTGATCCAATACTTTCTGTAGATGACACTAACAATGATGGGTATATTAATTATCCTGAATTTATAAAAGCACAGCAAAATGCGGGAGTAGGCACCGGCCGTCAGTAG